In Beijerinckia indica subsp. indica ATCC 9039, the genomic window GGTTTCTGGGACAAGGGTTCCTGGTATGCCCGTCTGAAGGATGTCAGCGGGTTCGGCATCGAGGCGAGCGCCGATCGTATCGGCTTGACCGCCGCCGCCGCCGTCGGCACGGGTCTCGCGGTCCATGCAGCCATCAGCGCCTTGCAGCGCGCGCGTTACAAAGGGGATGACGTTTAATGAATGTGCAGACGCCGAACGGGTTTACCCTGGACAATTCCGGCAGGCGCATTGTCGTCGATCCCTTGACCCGCATCGAAGGCCATATGCGGTGCGAGGTCAATGTGGATGCGGATAATATCATCCGCAATGCCGTTTCGACTGGTACGATGTGGCGCGGCCTGGAAGTCATTTTGAAGGGCCGCGATCCGCGTGATGCCTGGGCTTTCGTGGAGCGGATCTGTGGCGTGTGCACCGGTTGCCATGCCTTGGCTTCCGTCCGCGCCGTCGAGGATGCGCTGGATATCCGTATTCCCTATAATGCATTCCTGATCCGCCAGATCATGTCCAAAGTTTTGGCCTGGCATGATCATGTCGTGCATTTCTACCATTTGCATGCGCTCGACTGGGTTAATCCCGTCAATGCCTTGAAGGCTGATCCGCGCGCGACTTCGGCATTGCAACAGGCGGTTTCGCCCAATCATCCGCTTTCCTCGCCCGGTTATTTCCGCGACGTGCAGAACCGGCTGAAGAAATTCGTCGAAAGCGGGCAACTCGGCATTTTCAAGAATGGCTATTGGGACAGCAAGGCCTATCTCTTGCCGCCCGAAGCTGATCTGATGGCCGTGACCCATTATCTGGAAGCGCTCGATTTCCAGAAGGAAATCGTCAAGATCCATACGATCTTCGGGGGCAAGAATCCGCATCCGAACTATCTCGTCGGCGGTGTGCCTTGCGCTATCAATATGGAAGGCGATATGGCGGCCGGTGCGCCGCTGAACATGGAACGCTTGAATTTCGTCAAACAGAAGATTGATGAAGCTTTCGAATTTTCCAAGAATGTGTATGTGCCGGATGTCATCGCCATCGCCAGTTTCTACAAGGGCTGGCTCTATGGCGGCGGCCTCTCTGCGACCAATGTTCTGGATTATGGTGATTATCCGACTTCGCAGGAGGATAAATCCACTGACCGTCTGCCTGGTGGCGTGATCCTCGGCGGCAATTGGGATGAAATCCATCCGGTTGATGCGCGTGATCCAGAGCAGGTGCAGGAATTTGTCACCCATAGCTGGTACACTTACGGCGGTGGCCGCGAAAATGTCGGCTTGCATCCCTGGGATGGTGTGACGGACTCTCATTTCGAACTTGGTGCTGGCACCAAGGGCACTCGCACCAACATTCAGGAAATCGACGAAAACGCGAAATATTCCTGGGTCAAATCACCTCGCTGGCGTGGCAATGCCTGTGAAGTCGGCCCGCTTTCGCGTTACATTATCGCCTACGCCAAGAATGTTCCCTATGTGAAGGCGCAGGTCGATGACGCGTTGAGCCAGTTCAACCATCTGGCTGGCACCAATCTGACCGCGCGTCAGGCGTTGCCGACTACAATCGGCCGCACGCTCGCCCGCGCGCTCGAGGCGCATTATTGCGCGCAAATGATGATCGACGATTATGATGCGCTGATCGCCAATATCCGCAATGGCGATCTTGCGACCGCCAATGTCGCCAAATGGGACCCTTCAACCTGGCCGAAGGAAGCCAAGGGCGTTGGCCTCGTAGCGGCACCGCGCGGTGGGCTGGGGCATTGGATCAAGATCCGCGATGGCCGGATCGAGAATTATCAATGCGTCGTGCCTTCCACCTGGAACAGTGGGCCGCGTGATGCCAAGGGCAATATTGGTGCTTTCGAAGCGTCGCTGCTTGGCACTCCGATGGTCAATCCGGAACAGCCCGTGGAAATCCTGCGGACGCTGCATTCCTTTGACCCTTGCATGGCTTGTGCGACCCATGTGATGGCGCCGGACGGCGAAGAACTCGCCCGTGTCACAATCCGCTGAGGAAATCACGATGGCTGCATTAAAACCGGCGCGCATTCTCCATGATGACGATCTCGCCGGCACCAATCTGGAAGGATTGAAGGCGGCGCCTTTGCGGGCGCGGCGGCTCACGGCCGTCTATGTCTATGAAGCGCCTGTGCGGTTGTGGCATTGGATCAATGCCGCCTCGATCGTTGTCCTGGCGATTACCGGCTATCTGATCGGCTCGCCGCCTTCGACCTTGGCGGGGGAGGCCTCGGCCCATTTCCAGATGGGCTGGATCCGCTATCTGCATTTCGCGGCGGCCTGGATCTTTGCGGTTGGCTTTACCGGCCGGGTGATCTGGGCCTTTTTCGGCAATGTCTATTCCCGCGAATTGTTCTACATCCCGTTCTGGAGCCTCGCTTATTGGCGTGAGCTCTTTGATGAGATGCTTGTCTATGCCTTCATCAAGAAACATGCGCGGAAAGTGGTCGGGCATAATGCGCTGGCGCGCTTCTCGCTGTTTTTCTGTTTTACACTGGCGGGTCTGTTCATGCTCGCCACAGGCTTTGCGCTTTATTCCGACGGGACTGGGATTGATAGCTGGGAAGGCCGGCTGTTTGGCTGGATCATGCCTTTGTTGGGCGGCAATCTCGCGACACATTTCTGGCATCACATCGGAATGTGGGTGATCCTGCTCTTCATCATGTTTCACGTCTACACTGTCACACGGGAGGATATTACCTCCCGCCAGACTCTGATTTCCGCCATGATTAACGGATATCGTAGCTTTCGTGATGATGCTCGTGATTAACGGAGCCTCACTGGAAAGAAGCTTTCCAATTTTTTCGCACCCTGTATAGTTTTATTTCAAATTTTGCGCGCTCCAGCCTTTTGCCTGGGGCGCGTTTTGCTTTGTCTGGAAAGCATCTAACCAGATTTGCTTCGGTCTGGCATGAATCTTGACCTTTGTTGTGGATCTATTCCCCAGAAATAATCGGATGACGCCTTCTTCCGGCTGGAATCGACCTTTCCATGAATACAGAACCGCTAACAGGAGACGAACAGAACGAGGCCACGATCCTCGTTCTGGGCATTGGCAATATTCTTTGGGCCGATGAGGGATTTGGTGTCCGTGTCGTGGAATATCTGGCGGAGAATTACACCTTCCCGGCCAAAGTGCGGCTGATGGATGGCGGTACGCAGGGGCTGTTTCTTCTCTCCTATCTCGAAAATCTGGAGGGACTGGTGATCGTCGATGCGATCGATTTCGGCCTGCCGCCCGCGACGCTGCATGAAGTGCAGGGTGACGATGTGCCGGCGACCATCGGCGCACGGAAAATGAGCCTGCATCAGACCGGCTTTCAAGAAGTGTTGGCGCTCTTGGATTTGCGTGGCTGCGCGCCTCGTCGCCTGTCGCTGATCGGCGTGCAGCCGGTCACCCTGGACGATTATGGCGGTGGCCTGACGCCGGAGGTTGCGGCGCAGGTGGAACCCGTCGCGCGACGTGTCTTGGAGTGCTTGCGCGACGATTATGGGCTTGAGACCCTGAGCAAGACGGTCGAACCGAGTCAAGGCGAGCGTTTCATGGCTCCGGCTGTGGCGCGGACGCCTTACGAAACGGAGCGGCCGGATGCCGAGATGGCGTGTCGCCACGGCGATGACAGGCTGCTCGCGCGGTTGAAGGGCTGAGAGCGTATGTGCATTGGCATTCCCATGCGGATCGTCAGCTTGGCGGGTGAAACCGCGCTCTGCGTCGCGGAAGGGCGGGAAGAGCAAGTGGATCTCGCCTTGCTGTCCGAGGCGAAGGTCGGGGAGGACGTTCTGGTCTTTCTCGGTCTTGCCCGCCGTGTGCTCGACCCCGAAGAGGCGGCGCAGATCCGAGCGGCGCTCGGGGCCCTGGCGGCGCTTTCTCCCGCTTCTGGCGAGGCGACGGTGGATCTCTTGCAGGATGGTTTCGCCGATCTCATGGACCGGGAGCCGCAATTGCCGCCCCATCTTGAGGCGGCCCGCGCCGCCGGCCTGGAGGAAGGTTGATGTCGATTTTAGAGACTTATCCCCTGGTGCGCCGATTGGTGGAAGAGCATCGCATGCCCCTGGTGGAAACAGACTTGCCGCCCGCTGGCTTGAGGCTCCTGTTTTTGCCGAGCCATGAACGCCAGCATCTGGAAACACCTGATATTGCAGCCGTTCTGCCTGATTTATTGCAAGTCTGCCGGAAGCTGCTGCCGGAAGGGGTCAATATCGAAGGGGCTGTCGCCGGATCGGCGCTCGAGGCGCGTCTTGGTGCCGCTATCGATGGCCTCAGTCTGCCGGCTTTGATCGTGATGGATGGCCAAACGCCGATTGGTGTCATCGCCCGGATGCGCGACTGGGCCGATTATCTGGCCCGTTTCAAAGCTATTCTCGCGCCGCTCGCTGTTGCCCATTGAGGTTTTTTGATGCCTGCTCCCTTCACCATGCCTCCCATCGGTTTCGGTCCGGGCTCGCAGCCGCAGACGGACGAGGATGGGCTGCAATATCTCGCCATGCCTTCCGGCGTGACGACTTATTCTCCTCATCTGCCGGAAATCGTTGATCCCTTGGCAGCGCGTCAGGCCATCGCCTTTCTTGGCGAATTACGCGAGGCTGCCACGCAATGGACGCAGGGTCATTCCAACATTCATAAATTGGAGACGCTCGACGCGGCTTGCCGTCTGATGGTGAATGACGCGCTCGGCGAAGGCGAAGTCTCGGTCTTGCTCGAGGATCCTACCGGGCGGATCGAAGTCCAGGAAACCGTCTTTGCCGGCCTCTGGTGCCTGCGGGCCTTGCCGGCCTCGGACACGGAATCCCTGCGCGAGCAAGTCGAGATCGCGGCTTTCCCGCGCTCGGTCCTCTCCCGCGCCTTTCCGGCTGCTCGCACGATGGATCTTGCGGCGTTGACGCCGCCTTCGGGCATCGTGAATGCGCCAGCGATCCTCACGGAATTACTTGAGCACAGCGCTGCCTGGCGCCCCGGTGCTGTGTCGCATAGTATCAATCTCACATTGCTGCCGCATACACCGGAAGATCTCGCCTTCATCGATCATGTGCTGGGGCAGGGGCGTGTGACAATCCTCTCGCGCGGCTATGGCAATTGCCGGATCGAGGCGACAGCGACACCGCATGTCTGGCGGGTCCGTTATTACAACTCGATGGATACATTGATCCTCGATATGATCGAGGTTGTCGATGTGCCCGAGGTCGCCTGCGCCGCGCCGGAAGATATCCAGGACTCCGCTCAGCGTCTCGCGGAGATTTGTGAAGCGCTCGAGCAGGAGGCCGCTCAAGCCGGGTCTGCGCCATGAGCGGAACGAATAGCAGCGCCTTGCAAAGGTTTGAAGGGTCTTATCTTGGCGACGCCAGCCGCTTGCCGGCGGATGCTGTGCTCGAATGCAAGATCTGCTGGCATGTCTATGATCCGGCGCAGGGCTGTGAGACATGGCAAGTGCCGCCGGGGACCGCCTTCAAGGATCTGCCCGATCATTGGCGCTGCCCGGTCTGTGATGGTGCGCGTGACCAATTCATGGTGGTCTCGGCCGGCAGGGCCCCTGCCGATCCTCTGGCACTGGAAACAGACGCAGAAGCAATCGATCCCATAATGGCATTGCTGCGGGACTGGCCGGCTCGGATGGAAGCCCTGTTTCGCGAAATCCATGCGGGGCAGATGCGTGGCCTGCCGTTCCTCAACGATGCTCTCGGTATCAAGGCCGTGGGGTTTCGCGCCCATGAGGGGCAGATGCTGGGTGTCTTGATCACGCCCTGGTTCATGAATCTCGTTCTCGCGCCGGGACCTCACGAGGATTGGTCGGTGCTGACATCCGGCGGCAAGGAATTGATTGCCTTCCCCTCCGGTGTCTATGAATTCACTTTCGTCAATCGCCAAGGCCCGAGTGGAAAAGGTTCAAGCGGAAACGGTCAAACGGGAAACAGCAAAGCCGGGTTGGAACTGACGCCTTATAAAGCCTGTTCGCTCTTCTCGCCCATGTCCGATTTCACGACCATGCCGCAGGCGATCGAGACAGCCGAGGCGGTTCTGACGGCTTTGTTTGATGCCTCTTTGTGCCCTCCACGCAAGGAAGCGTCCGAGCCGGAGCCAGTGGCAAAAGAAGAGAAGGAGCCTTTCAGGCCTGATCGGCGTAGCCTGTTGTTTGGACCACGCGCCGGTGATCATGGCGACGAGACACGATGATCGGGTCACTTTCTCTCGCTTATGGAACAAGCGATAGGCTTTGGCGTATCGAGCTGACGCGAGCGGCTGATCCAGCGCGTCTCTGTCTTGGCTTGAGGCCGGATGAAGCCGTTCAGCGTGTTTCGACTTTGTTCAGCCTGTGCGGCGCCGCCCATGCGGAAGCTGCTTCCGTCGCCCTGGGCCTTGCCGAACCCCGTGTTGCTCTCTCCGATGCGATGCGTCGGGAAATTCTGCGCGATCATGCCATGGCTCTGTTGCTGGACCTTCCGCCTCATCTCGGCTTGCCACCGGCCCGCGATCAGCTTGTCGCGCTTTTGCGGGCTGATAGGGGAGGCGGCGACCCAAGTGCCATGCGGCAGGCATTGACCGGAACCGCGGCCGATATGAGCGCCTTCAACGAGCAAGACTTAGACGACTGGTTGGAGCAGGCGCGTGACCCAAACGCGCCGATCGTGACGCGGGTCCTCTCCTGGATCCGCGACGAAATCGCGCCTGAATGGGGGCGGACCATTCTGCCATCGGTCGGCACAGCCGATATAGAGACGGCTTTGGTACCCGATTGCCAGCCGGAGCCGCGTGAGGCGACGATCCTCGCAGATCACGCGGAAAGTCCGTTGCTTGACCTTGTGCTGCGCCGCGAGGGACGGAGTTTGTTCGCGCGGGTCCTGGCGCGTTTGCTGGATCTCTTGGTCTGCCTTGATCCCGAAGGCACGGCAGGGGGAACGCCACCGATGCCGCGTCCGATGGGTGGTTGTATCGGTCTGGCGCGCGCGGCGCGCGGCATTCTAGTCCATCAAGCGGAAGTGGTGAGGGGGCGGATCACCGCTTATAGGATCCTGTCGCCGACCTTCTGGAATGTCATGCCGGGAGGGCTCCTCGCATCCATGCTTGCAACCTTGCCGACCGGGCCGCTACAAAGGCCCCTGGCGAGGCTGGTGCTCACCTCGATTAATCCTTGTGTCCCAGTCACCTTGGCCGAGGCTTGAGAGAGATGCATGAACTTTCCCTTTGCGAAAGCGTGATCGAGACGATCATGGACAATGTGCGGACTCATCATTTCAGTCAGGTGCGGCGGGTACGGCTGACAGTCGGGCGTTTCGCGGGTGTTGAGACCGAGGCTTTGCGCTTTAGTTTTGATGTCGTGGCGCGTGGCACGCTGGTCGAAGGTGCCGAGCTTGAGCTTCTGGAAGAGCCCGGCGCCGCCTGGTGCTTCGATTGCAGCGAGACCGTGCCTTTAATGGATCGCCTGGACCCATGCCCGCGTTGCGGTGGAACTCGCCTGCATCCGACCGCGGGCACGGATGTCATGATCAAGGATTTGGAGGTCATCTGATGTGCACGACTTGCGGCTGTGGCACCGGCGAGGTCAGGATCGAGGGCGAAGCCGGTCATCATCATGACCACGATCATGACCATCATGCTCATCACCATCATGGCCATACACATGATCATTCTCATGATCATGATCATGCGCCTCCAGAATCTCATGATCACACCCATGCCGATGGGGCCCTGGATTATGGCGCGGGCCCGGCGCGTTCGCATGCTCCAGGCCTCTCCCAGGCGCGGATGATCGAGATCGAGCAAGGCATACTCTCGAAGAATGATGGTCTCGCCGCGGGAAATCGCGCGCGGCTGCGCCAGGATGGTGTTTTGGCGCTCAACCTTCTAGCGGGACCGGGCGCAGGTAAGACTACATTGCTGGTCGAAACTTTGCGGCGCCTTAAAAGCCAGATCCCGGCGGCGGTGATCGAGGGTGATCAGCAGACCAGCCATGATGCCGAGCGAATCCGGGCAACCGGCGCGCCGGCCATTCAAGTCAATACCGGCAAGGGGTGCCATCTCGATGCCCATATGGTCGGCCATGCCATGGCGCATTTGCCCCTGAATATGGGTTCGGTGCTGTTTGTCGAGAATGTCGGCAATCTCGTTTGCCCGGCTGCCTTCGATCTCGGCGAGCGGCGGCGCGTCACCTTGCTCTCGGTCACCGAGGGGGAAGATAAACCGCTCAAATATCCGGATATTTTCGAAGGCGCGGATCTGGTACTTCTGACCAAAATCGATCTCCTGCCGCATCTCGATCTGGACCTTGCCGCATTGCGGGCCAATGTCGCGCGGATTGCGCCTAAAGCCCAGGTGATCGCGCTTTCTACGCGCTCGGGTGAAGGCATGGAGGACTGGCTTGGCTGGTTGCGGGCGGAGCGACAGGCTTTTCTCGCGGAATTGGCTGGTGAGGCCGAGGCACGCGCAGCGCTGCTACGGGCGGCGGAATAGGTTCTGATGAACGATCTTCCACCCATATTGGTCGTGGACGATGAACCACGCTCGGTGGAAGTGATGGCCCGTGTCCTGCGCGAGGAATTCGACGTGCATGTCGCGAACGGCGCGGAAGCGGCGCTCGCGGTCCTGAATGCGCATTGGATTCAGGCGATCTTTTGCGATCAGCGCATGCCCGGCATGACAGGCGTGAAGCTTCTGGCGGATGTTCGCCAGCGCTGGCCCGATATCGTGCGGATTATCGTTACCGGCTACACCGACCCGGACGATATGATCGAAGCCATCAACGAGGCTGGCATTTATCAATATATCACCAAGCCCTGGCATCCGGATCAGCTTCTGCTCGCCGCGCGCAATGCCACGCAGCTTTTCGCGATGCAGCGCGAGCATGATCGTTTGTCGCTCGAATTGCGTCTTGCCCGGCCGGCTGTGGAAAAACGCCTGGTGCGTGAACGGGCGCTCGTGCGCGAAACCTATCATTTCGAAGCTCTCGTTCGCACGCAGGGCAGCCCCCTGAACGAGACTTGTCACCAAGCGGCGAAAGCGGCCACGTTCGATATTCCTGTGCTAATCCAGGGTGAGACAGGAACCGGCAAGGAACTGCTGGCCCGCGCCATTCATTATGCGAGTCAAAGGGCTAGCGGGCCATTTTTGGCCGTCAATTGCGGGGCGATTCCGGATACGCTTCTCGAATCTGAATTGTTTGGCCATAAAAAGGGTTCGTTCACGGGGGCTCATGCCAATCGGCGCGGCCTGCTCGAGGAAGCGGATGGTGGCACTTTGCTGCTCGACGAGATCGGCGATATTTCTCCGGCCTTTCAAGTCAAGCTCTTGCGTTTTCTGCAAGAGGGAGAAATCCGCGCGGTCGGTGCCAATGAATCGCGCCGCGCCGATGTCCGTATCCTTTCGGCCACGCATCGCGACCTGCGCGAGGAAGTGAGGGCCGGACGTTTCCGCGAAGATCTCTATTTTCGCCTCGCCGCTATGGCGCTGACCATGCCGCCCTTGCGTAAACGGCCGGGGGATGTACGCGTCTTGGCTGATCATCTTTTGGATACATTGTCGGCGCGCCACGGACGGCGTGTCCATGGGTTTACAGCGGAAGCCATGACCTGCCTGATGGATTATGACTGGCCCGGCAATGTGCGGGAATTGCAGAATGAAGTTTTGCGGATGCTGGTGCTGACAGAGGGCGATTTACTCGGCGCTGATCTCC contains:
- a CDS encoding nickel-dependent hydrogenase large subunit, which produces MNVQTPNGFTLDNSGRRIVVDPLTRIEGHMRCEVNVDADNIIRNAVSTGTMWRGLEVILKGRDPRDAWAFVERICGVCTGCHALASVRAVEDALDIRIPYNAFLIRQIMSKVLAWHDHVVHFYHLHALDWVNPVNALKADPRATSALQQAVSPNHPLSSPGYFRDVQNRLKKFVESGQLGIFKNGYWDSKAYLLPPEADLMAVTHYLEALDFQKEIVKIHTIFGGKNPHPNYLVGGVPCAINMEGDMAAGAPLNMERLNFVKQKIDEAFEFSKNVYVPDVIAIASFYKGWLYGGGLSATNVLDYGDYPTSQEDKSTDRLPGGVILGGNWDEIHPVDARDPEQVQEFVTHSWYTYGGGRENVGLHPWDGVTDSHFELGAGTKGTRTNIQEIDENAKYSWVKSPRWRGNACEVGPLSRYIIAYAKNVPYVKAQVDDALSQFNHLAGTNLTARQALPTTIGRTLARALEAHYCAQMMIDDYDALIANIRNGDLATANVAKWDPSTWPKEAKGVGLVAAPRGGLGHWIKIRDGRIENYQCVVPSTWNSGPRDAKGNIGAFEASLLGTPMVNPEQPVEILRTLHSFDPCMACATHVMAPDGEELARVTIR
- the cybH gene encoding Ni/Fe-hydrogenase, b-type cytochrome subunit encodes the protein MAALKPARILHDDDLAGTNLEGLKAAPLRARRLTAVYVYEAPVRLWHWINAASIVVLAITGYLIGSPPSTLAGEASAHFQMGWIRYLHFAAAWIFAVGFTGRVIWAFFGNVYSRELFYIPFWSLAYWRELFDEMLVYAFIKKHARKVVGHNALARFSLFFCFTLAGLFMLATGFALYSDGTGIDSWEGRLFGWIMPLLGGNLATHFWHHIGMWVILLFIMFHVYTVTREDITSRQTLISAMINGYRSFRDDARD
- a CDS encoding HyaD/HybD family hydrogenase maturation endopeptidase, which produces MNTEPLTGDEQNEATILVLGIGNILWADEGFGVRVVEYLAENYTFPAKVRLMDGGTQGLFLLSYLENLEGLVIVDAIDFGLPPATLHEVQGDDVPATIGARKMSLHQTGFQEVLALLDLRGCAPRRLSLIGVQPVTLDDYGGGLTPEVAAQVEPVARRVLECLRDDYGLETLSKTVEPSQGERFMAPAVARTPYETERPDAEMACRHGDDRLLARLKG
- a CDS encoding HypC/HybG/HupF family hydrogenase formation chaperone codes for the protein MCIGIPMRIVSLAGETALCVAEGREEQVDLALLSEAKVGEDVLVFLGLARRVLDPEEAAQIRAALGALAALSPASGEATVDLLQDGFADLMDREPQLPPHLEAARAAGLEEG
- a CDS encoding hydrogenase-1 expression HyaE codes for the protein MSILETYPLVRRLVEEHRMPLVETDLPPAGLRLLFLPSHERQHLETPDIAAVLPDLLQVCRKLLPEGVNIEGAVAGSALEARLGAAIDGLSLPALIVMDGQTPIGVIARMRDWADYLARFKAILAPLAVAH
- a CDS encoding hydrogenase expression/formation protein, with product MPAPFTMPPIGFGPGSQPQTDEDGLQYLAMPSGVTTYSPHLPEIVDPLAARQAIAFLGELREAATQWTQGHSNIHKLETLDAACRLMVNDALGEGEVSVLLEDPTGRIEVQETVFAGLWCLRALPASDTESLREQVEIAAFPRSVLSRAFPAARTMDLAALTPPSGIVNAPAILTELLEHSAAWRPGAVSHSINLTLLPHTPEDLAFIDHVLGQGRVTILSRGYGNCRIEATATPHVWRVRYYNSMDTLILDMIEVVDVPEVACAAPEDIQDSAQRLAEICEALEQEAAQAGSAP
- the hybE gene encoding [NiFe]-hydrogenase assembly chaperone HybE; translation: MSGTNSSALQRFEGSYLGDASRLPADAVLECKICWHVYDPAQGCETWQVPPGTAFKDLPDHWRCPVCDGARDQFMVVSAGRAPADPLALETDAEAIDPIMALLRDWPARMEALFREIHAGQMRGLPFLNDALGIKAVGFRAHEGQMLGVLITPWFMNLVLAPGPHEDWSVLTSGGKELIAFPSGVYEFTFVNRQGPSGKGSSGNGQTGNSKAGLELTPYKACSLFSPMSDFTTMPQAIETAEAVLTALFDASLCPPRKEASEPEPVAKEEKEPFRPDRRSLLFGPRAGDHGDETR
- a CDS encoding hydrogenase expression/formation protein HupK produces the protein MIGSLSLAYGTSDRLWRIELTRAADPARLCLGLRPDEAVQRVSTLFSLCGAAHAEAASVALGLAEPRVALSDAMRREILRDHAMALLLDLPPHLGLPPARDQLVALLRADRGGGDPSAMRQALTGTAADMSAFNEQDLDDWLEQARDPNAPIVTRVLSWIRDEIAPEWGRTILPSVGTADIETALVPDCQPEPREATILADHAESPLLDLVLRREGRSLFARVLARLLDLLVCLDPEGTAGGTPPMPRPMGGCIGLARAARGILVHQAEVVRGRITAYRILSPTFWNVMPGGLLASMLATLPTGPLQRPLARLVLTSINPCVPVTLAEA
- the hypA gene encoding hydrogenase maturation nickel metallochaperone HypA; translation: MHELSLCESVIETIMDNVRTHHFSQVRRVRLTVGRFAGVETEALRFSFDVVARGTLVEGAELELLEEPGAAWCFDCSETVPLMDRLDPCPRCGGTRLHPTAGTDVMIKDLEVI
- the hypB gene encoding hydrogenase nickel incorporation protein HypB; translation: MCTTCGCGTGEVRIEGEAGHHHDHDHDHHAHHHHGHTHDHSHDHDHAPPESHDHTHADGALDYGAGPARSHAPGLSQARMIEIEQGILSKNDGLAAGNRARLRQDGVLALNLLAGPGAGKTTLLVETLRRLKSQIPAAVIEGDQQTSHDAERIRATGAPAIQVNTGKGCHLDAHMVGHAMAHLPLNMGSVLFVENVGNLVCPAAFDLGERRRVTLLSVTEGEDKPLKYPDIFEGADLVLLTKIDLLPHLDLDLAALRANVARIAPKAQVIALSTRSGEGMEDWLGWLRAERQAFLAELAGEAEARAALLRAAE
- a CDS encoding sigma-54-dependent transcriptional regulator gives rise to the protein MNDLPPILVVDDEPRSVEVMARVLREEFDVHVANGAEAALAVLNAHWIQAIFCDQRMPGMTGVKLLADVRQRWPDIVRIIVTGYTDPDDMIEAINEAGIYQYITKPWHPDQLLLAARNATQLFAMQREHDRLSLELRLARPAVEKRLVRERALVRETYHFEALVRTQGSPLNETCHQAAKAATFDIPVLIQGETGTGKELLARAIHYASQRASGPFLAVNCGAIPDTLLESELFGHKKGSFTGAHANRRGLLEEADGGTLLLDEIGDISPAFQVKLLRFLQEGEIRAVGANESRRADVRILSATHRDLREEVRAGRFREDLYFRLAAMALTMPPLRKRPGDVRVLADHLLDTLSARHGRRVHGFTAEAMTCLMDYDWPGNVRELQNEVLRMLVLTEGDLLGADLLSPGVLHRVAGARASGHADGEAMESPTLSTPESGPLQERIERIEAQILMETIVRCRWNKSRAAKELGLSRVGLRAKLERYGIAPDAGRETIQ